The Saccharomonospora cyanea NA-134 genome includes a region encoding these proteins:
- a CDS encoding ParA family protein has translation MHTVAVLSLKGGVGKTTVALGVASAALRRGTRTLVADLDPQGNATATLDPPLTDATLADVLEAPRLGVLTKAIAASGWSDDVDVLVGSEELELLNEPGPTAHRMDSLARALDELRRYPQGRPYELAILDCPPSLGRLTRSALIAADSALLVTEPTMYAVAGAQRALEAIDSVRAQHNPRLRPAGVVVNRLRSRSYEHEYRVQELRESFGSLVMPTAIPDRLVVQQAQGACTPIHEWNSPAAAEISLTFNMVLAKILRSNRAGRHRLSAEEPDAAPRRGGAPPGLPMGRPYAQHETG, from the coding sequence GTGCACACGGTCGCCGTACTGAGCCTCAAGGGAGGCGTCGGCAAGACTACGGTCGCGCTCGGTGTCGCCTCGGCTGCGCTCCGCAGGGGAACCCGAACGCTGGTGGCGGATCTGGACCCGCAGGGCAACGCCACGGCGACGCTCGACCCGCCGCTCACCGACGCCACGCTCGCCGACGTGCTCGAGGCACCCCGGCTCGGCGTGCTGACGAAAGCGATCGCGGCCAGCGGGTGGAGCGACGACGTCGACGTCCTCGTCGGTTCGGAGGAACTGGAACTGCTCAACGAACCCGGTCCGACGGCCCACCGCATGGACAGCCTGGCGCGAGCGCTCGACGAGCTGCGCCGTTACCCGCAGGGCCGGCCCTACGAGCTCGCGATCCTCGACTGCCCGCCGTCCCTGGGCAGACTCACGCGTTCGGCGCTCATCGCCGCCGACAGTGCGCTGCTGGTCACCGAACCCACCATGTACGCGGTGGCCGGTGCGCAGCGCGCGCTGGAGGCCATCGACAGCGTCCGCGCCCAGCACAACCCGAGGCTGCGCCCAGCGGGTGTCGTGGTCAACCGGCTGCGCAGCCGCTCGTACGAGCACGAGTACCGCGTCCAGGAGCTGCGGGAGTCGTTCGGCAGCCTCGTGATGCCGACCGCGATCCCGGACCGGCTGGTCGTCCAGCAGGCCCAGGGAGCCTGCACGCCCATCCACGAGTGGAACTCGCCGGCGGCTGCCGAGATCTCCCTGACGTTCAACATGGTGCTGGCGAAGATCCTGCGTTCCAACCGCGCCGGCCGGCACCGCCTGAGCGCCGAGGAACCCGATGCCGCGCCTCGTCGCGGCGGCGCACCTCCCGGGCTGCCCATGGGACGCCCGTACGCCCAACACGAGACGGGGTGA
- a CDS encoding quinone-dependent dihydroorotate dehydrogenase, with protein MLFDRIVRPALYRLHRHDAEAVHERTVRVLARVGASGPVTSALRRYYRVDDPCTVFGIRFPNRLGLAAGMDKNGLALNAWSALGFGFVEVGTVTRHAQPGNPKPRLFTLDASDAVLNRMGFNNAGATALARRLAAGGTPDVPLGISIGKSKVTPVEDAISDYRESLVTLYPYADYVAINVSSPNTPGLRTLQDRGALTELLTELSRTSRDLAAASGRGPVPLLVKVAPDLSFDALAELLGVCLEHDVSGLIATNTTLSRDGLAPADTRFAAEQGGLSGRPLAARSVEVVRFVHDQVGGSLPIIGVGGIGSPDDALRMLDAGASLLQLYSAFALHGPAVVKRINSRLSRRQAARR; from the coding sequence GTGCTCTTCGACAGGATCGTCCGGCCCGCTCTCTACCGCCTCCACCGGCACGACGCCGAAGCCGTGCACGAACGCACGGTGCGCGTGCTCGCCAGGGTGGGCGCGTCCGGTCCCGTCACCTCGGCGCTACGCCGGTACTACCGGGTCGACGACCCGTGCACCGTGTTCGGCATCCGGTTCCCGAACCGGCTCGGCCTGGCCGCGGGCATGGACAAGAACGGCCTCGCACTGAACGCCTGGTCCGCGCTCGGCTTCGGATTCGTCGAGGTCGGCACGGTGACCCGCCACGCGCAGCCGGGGAACCCCAAACCCAGACTGTTCACGCTCGACGCCAGCGACGCCGTGCTCAACCGGATGGGCTTCAACAACGCCGGTGCCACGGCCCTCGCGCGGAGGCTCGCCGCGGGTGGCACCCCCGACGTGCCACTCGGCATCAGCATCGGCAAGTCCAAGGTCACCCCGGTCGAGGACGCGATCTCCGACTACCGGGAGTCGCTCGTCACTCTGTACCCGTACGCCGACTACGTGGCGATCAACGTCAGTTCCCCCAACACCCCGGGGTTACGCACGCTGCAGGACCGCGGTGCGCTGACCGAGTTGCTGACCGAACTGTCCCGCACCTCCCGCGACCTCGCGGCGGCAAGCGGGCGCGGCCCGGTCCCGCTGCTCGTGAAGGTGGCTCCCGACCTGTCGTTCGACGCCCTCGCCGAACTCCTCGGCGTGTGCCTCGAACACGACGTCTCCGGTCTGATCGCCACCAACACCACCCTCTCCCGGGACGGCCTCGCTCCGGCGGACACGCGCTTCGCCGCAGAGCAGGGCGGCCTGTCAGGGCGCCCGCTCGCCGCGCGCTCGGTGGAGGTCGTTCGCTTCGTCCACGACCAGGTGGGCGGCTCGCTGCCGATCATCGGGGTGGGCGGTATCGGCAGTCCCGACGACGCACTCCGGATGCTCGACGCGGGCGCGAGCCTGCTGCAGCTCTACAGCGCGTTCGCACTGCACGGCCCCGCCGTGGTGAAGCGGATCAACTCCCGGCTCTCACGACGGCAGGCCGCACGGCGCTGA
- a CDS encoding allophanate hydrolase-related protein, producing the protein MNLFLFDDDTVPLPPVTTSQAVQRALSVFDALSRGLGPAPPVRLRCREDVLVDAKAVDERVRAGQRMPLVGVLVAAPDQPVVVGRLMQAGAVVAGHTVPGAPSPGTEVRLETLSKLDALLVTEPPAACRGVVGFVPTRGLLPASGAGITTVLARDAAVAQQVAAAVTGPDPWAGAAAFSRHWPESVRLSAGEHPHVAVPDRAFLAGLPPAEAARLAATAETLRVAGAVTDEVDFGGGDGLCRRRVAFALRDHDALLLPQGTGLCSLTRLVTRLDTAAVLLPVRDGGGVGLLTKPFDDQIVLDLAGLLTGSQAPSPYPDVGVRLIAFGSFLRGQPRAAELERVGARFTGFATTSRHYRLVLFEEDPPEAGVVPTNVPAEGGPLLGEEWLLSPAALGEFVAGLPAPMRLGTVELADGTTAPAILCDPAVAEHGTDLTAWECWRAYLRHLSAVRPAVVRAGS; encoded by the coding sequence GTGAACCTGTTCCTGTTCGACGACGACACGGTCCCGCTTCCTCCCGTCACCACGAGCCAGGCCGTGCAGCGCGCGCTCTCGGTGTTCGACGCGCTCTCGCGAGGGCTCGGCCCCGCACCGCCCGTGCGGTTGCGGTGCAGGGAGGACGTCCTCGTGGACGCGAAGGCCGTGGACGAGCGGGTTCGGGCAGGGCAGCGCATGCCGTTGGTGGGTGTCCTCGTCGCCGCGCCGGACCAGCCGGTCGTCGTGGGCAGGCTCATGCAGGCGGGTGCGGTGGTCGCCGGGCACACGGTGCCGGGGGCGCCTTCACCCGGCACCGAAGTGCGGTTGGAGACACTCAGCAAGCTCGACGCCCTGCTGGTGACCGAGCCGCCCGCCGCCTGTCGCGGTGTGGTCGGGTTCGTGCCCACCCGTGGGCTCCTGCCCGCGAGTGGTGCGGGGATCACCACGGTGCTGGCGCGGGACGCGGCCGTGGCGCAGCAGGTCGCCGCCGCGGTCACGGGGCCGGACCCCTGGGCGGGTGCCGCGGCGTTCAGCAGGCACTGGCCCGAGTCGGTGCGCCTGAGCGCAGGTGAGCATCCGCACGTCGCGGTACCCGACCGCGCGTTCCTCGCCGGTTTACCTCCCGCGGAGGCGGCTCGGCTCGCCGCGACGGCGGAGACGTTGCGTGTCGCGGGGGCGGTGACGGACGAGGTCGACTTCGGTGGCGGGGACGGTCTGTGCCGGAGACGCGTCGCTTTCGCGCTGCGAGACCACGATGCGCTGCTGCTGCCCCAGGGCACGGGGTTGTGTTCGCTCACTCGCCTGGTGACGCGTCTGGACACGGCCGCCGTGTTGCTACCCGTGCGCGACGGAGGCGGCGTGGGCCTGCTGACGAAGCCGTTCGACGACCAGATCGTGCTCGACCTCGCGGGACTTCTCACCGGTTCACAGGCCCCCTCGCCCTACCCGGACGTGGGGGTGCGGCTGATCGCCTTCGGCTCCTTCCTGCGGGGCCAGCCACGCGCGGCCGAGCTGGAACGGGTCGGAGCGCGTTTCACGGGTTTCGCGACCACGTCACGCCACTACCGCCTGGTGCTGTTCGAGGAGGACCCGCCCGAGGCGGGTGTCGTGCCCACGAACGTCCCGGCGGAGGGCGGGCCGCTGCTCGGCGAGGAATGGCTGCTCTCGCCTGCGGCGCTCGGGGAGTTCGTCGCCGGCCTGCCCGCGCCGATGCGCCTGGGCACGGTGGAGCTGGCGGACGGTACGACCGCGCCCGCGATCCTGTGTGATCCGGCCGTGGCCGAACACGGGACCGACCTCACCGCGTGGGAGTGCTGGCGCGCGTACCTGCGCCACCTCAGCGCCGTGCGGCCTGCCGTCGTGAGAGCCGGGAGTTGA
- a CDS encoding Fpg/Nei family DNA glycosylase: MPEGDTVFLTGERLRRALVGRTLTRTDFRHPRLATLDLTGLDVVAVRTVGKHLFLRFSDGTSLHSHLRMDGSWRVFRPGQRWSLPSHHARVVLDNRDGEVVGFRVHDLAVVPTEQESRFVAHLGPDLLDPAWGAGHAAVAAEALRRRPDAEIGEALLDQRVMAGIGNVYKTEICFLLGVSPWTPVAEVDADRAVELAHRLLTANARRTRRNTTGMDTPGRHSWVYERTRQGCLRCGGEVRVASQGEGTQARPTWYCPRCQPGPAPS; the protein is encoded by the coding sequence GTGCCCGAGGGTGACACCGTCTTCCTGACCGGCGAACGGCTCCGCCGGGCCCTGGTCGGACGCACCCTCACACGCACGGACTTCCGGCATCCGAGGCTCGCGACACTCGATCTGACCGGGCTCGACGTGGTGGCCGTCCGCACGGTGGGCAAACACCTGTTCCTACGCTTCTCCGACGGCACCAGCCTGCACAGCCACCTCAGGATGGACGGCTCGTGGCGGGTGTTCCGGCCGGGACAACGCTGGTCCCTGCCCAGTCACCACGCGCGCGTCGTCCTCGACAACCGCGACGGTGAGGTCGTCGGCTTCCGCGTCCACGACCTCGCCGTCGTGCCCACCGAACAGGAGTCGCGGTTCGTGGCCCACCTCGGCCCCGACCTGCTCGATCCGGCCTGGGGAGCGGGTCACGCGGCCGTCGCGGCCGAGGCACTGCGCCGGAGACCGGACGCCGAGATCGGCGAGGCGCTGCTGGACCAACGTGTGATGGCCGGCATCGGCAACGTCTACAAGACCGAGATCTGTTTTCTCCTCGGGGTCTCACCGTGGACACCCGTGGCCGAGGTGGACGCGGACCGCGCGGTGGAACTGGCCCACCGGCTGCTGACGGCCAACGCGCGTCGCACGCGACGCAACACCACCGGCATGGACACGCCAGGACGCCACAGCTGGGTGTACGAACGCACCCGCCAGGGCTGCCTGCGATGCGGCGGGGAGGTCCGCGTCGCGTCGCAGGGGGAGGGAACGCAGGCACGCCCGACGTGGTACTGCCCGCGCTGCCAACCGGGTCCCGCGCCGTCGTGA
- the pspM gene encoding phage shock envelope stress response protein PspM gives MAGGRNERFAKLDKHLQRLPDYAQRAQRAVRAYTDSTKTDGPSGSTAGPAGAESRPVPAVVPPVVAEVRDKWVRWNDPAAKHERRKRRTSRALTLWVVLALLSVLYALVGYAGLTGGIDGWQGAFSGLVGTVVFGVLGTRSGVRLYRLSKTTVPSSPRPPALPPKGSVAREPMERLARSEASLAELLAQLSAAGAHGTAPVPSLEVEQSRSTAAEAAAALRALATRIESVERARASAPEGERPALDAAVTGLRAQLDDGVEEYGSLVAAAGRAVAASSGGVPQAKEALTDATDRLAGLASALRELSS, from the coding sequence GTGGCGGGCGGACGGAACGAGCGCTTCGCGAAGCTCGACAAGCACTTGCAGCGTCTGCCCGATTACGCTCAGCGCGCACAGCGGGCGGTGCGGGCGTACACCGACAGCACCAAGACCGATGGGCCGTCCGGCTCGACGGCCGGTCCCGCCGGGGCGGAGTCGCGGCCGGTGCCCGCTGTCGTCCCGCCCGTCGTCGCCGAGGTTCGTGACAAGTGGGTTCGCTGGAACGACCCTGCGGCCAAGCACGAACGCCGGAAGCGGCGTACGTCGCGGGCCCTCACGCTGTGGGTCGTGCTGGCGCTGCTGTCCGTTCTGTACGCGCTCGTCGGTTACGCGGGCCTCACCGGTGGGATCGACGGCTGGCAGGGGGCGTTCAGCGGGTTGGTCGGGACGGTGGTCTTCGGTGTCCTCGGTACCCGTTCCGGGGTACGCCTCTACCGGCTGAGCAAGACGACGGTGCCGTCGTCTCCTCGGCCACCCGCGCTGCCGCCCAAGGGGTCGGTGGCCAGAGAGCCGATGGAGCGGCTCGCGCGCAGCGAGGCCTCGCTGGCAGAGCTGCTGGCGCAGTTGTCCGCGGCGGGTGCGCACGGCACGGCGCCGGTGCCCTCCCTGGAGGTGGAGCAGAGCCGGTCCACCGCGGCGGAGGCCGCCGCCGCGCTGCGAGCGCTGGCCACGCGGATCGAGTCGGTGGAGCGGGCGAGGGCTTCCGCCCCTGAGGGTGAACGGCCGGCGCTGGACGCCGCTGTCACGGGTCTACGAGCCCAGCTCGACGACGGCGTGGAGGAGTACGGCTCCCTCGTCGCCGCCGCGGGCCGAGCGGTGGCCGCCTCCAGTGGCGGAGTGCCGCAGGCCAAGGAGGCGCTCACCGACGCCACCGACCGCCTGGCGGGGTTGGCTTCGGCATTGCGTGAACTGTCGTCGTGA